A stretch of the Sphingosinithalassobacter tenebrarum genome encodes the following:
- the secE gene encoding preprotein translocase subunit SecE — MAKTSPVEFMRQVRAETAKVVWPTRRETVMTAVMVMIMTTLLALFFFGVDSIFDAIVRGLLSLAE, encoded by the coding sequence GTGGCGAAAACCTCTCCCGTCGAATTCATGCGTCAGGTGCGCGCGGAAACCGCCAAGGTCGTATGGCCGACGCGGCGCGAAACCGTGATGACGGCAGTGATGGTGATGATCATGACGACGCTGCTCGCGCTGTTCTTCTTCGGCGTCGATTCGATTTTCGACGCCATCGTGCGCGGCCTTCTGAGCCTCGCGGAGTAA
- the nusG gene encoding transcription termination/antitermination protein NusG codes for MSRWYIIQAYSGFENKVRDAIMAEAERMGLEALVEDIEVPTETVTEVRRGKKVQSERKHMPGYVLAKLAMNDDIYHLVKNTPKVTGFLGSSGKPQPIPDAEAARMLNTRDEAAAAPKQQIRVDYEIGDSVKVLDGPFASFNGIVEELDFDKSKVKVSVSIFGRATPVELDFEQVELSK; via the coding sequence ATGTCCCGCTGGTACATCATCCAAGCCTATTCCGGTTTCGAGAACAAGGTCCGCGACGCGATCATGGCGGAAGCCGAGCGCATGGGCCTGGAAGCGCTGGTCGAGGATATCGAAGTCCCGACCGAAACCGTGACCGAAGTCCGCCGCGGCAAGAAGGTCCAGTCCGAACGCAAGCACATGCCGGGCTATGTCCTCGCCAAGCTGGCGATGAACGACGACATCTATCACCTGGTCAAGAACACGCCGAAGGTGACGGGTTTCCTCGGTTCGTCGGGCAAGCCGCAGCCGATTCCCGATGCCGAGGCCGCGCGCATGCTCAACACCCGCGACGAAGCCGCCGCAGCGCCCAAGCAGCAGATCCGCGTCGATTACGAGATCGGCGACAGCGTGAAGGTCCTCGACGGCCCCTTCGCCAGCTTCAACGGCATTGTCGAGGAACTCGATTTCGACAAGTCGAAGGTCAAGGTCTCGGTGTCGATCTTCGGCCGCGCCACGCCGGTCGAGCTCGATTTCGAACAGGTCGAACTGTCGAAGTAA
- a CDS encoding YqaA family protein produces MFRALYDWVLRLAEHRHANRALFAISFAESSFFPIPPDVMMIPMILAKRERAFRIAALCTLASVLGGIFGYAIGAFLWESVGKWVIDLYHLETKMETLRTLYNEWGAVVTLTAGVTPLPFKLFTIANGVFAFNFPLFVVLAIVGRGIRFFLVAALLKRFGAPVQEFVEKRLNLFGWLFVVLLIGGFALISLF; encoded by the coding sequence ATGTTTCGTGCCTTGTATGACTGGGTGCTGCGCCTGGCGGAGCATCGCCATGCCAATCGGGCGCTGTTCGCGATTTCCTTTGCGGAAAGCTCCTTCTTCCCGATTCCGCCCGACGTGATGATGATCCCGATGATCCTGGCAAAGCGCGAACGCGCGTTTCGCATCGCCGCGCTGTGCACGCTGGCATCGGTGCTGGGCGGCATCTTCGGCTATGCGATCGGAGCGTTCCTGTGGGAAAGCGTCGGGAAATGGGTCATCGACCTCTACCATCTCGAAACGAAGATGGAGACGCTGCGCACCCTGTATAACGAATGGGGCGCGGTGGTTACGCTGACGGCGGGCGTAACGCCGCTGCCGTTCAAGCTGTTCACCATCGCAAACGGCGTCTTCGCGTTCAATTTCCCGCTCTTCGTCGTGCTGGCGATCGTCGGCCGCGGCATCCGCTTTTTCCTCGTCGCGGCGCTGCTCAAGCGGTTCGGCGCGCCGGTTCAGGAATTCGTGGAAAAGCGGCTCAATCTGTTCGGCTGGCTGTTCGTCGTCCTGTTGATCGGCGGTTTCGCGCTGATCTCGCTGTTCTGA
- the rplA gene encoding 50S ribosomal protein L1 → MAKLSKKQKSWTIDADKLHGIDEAITLVKDNATAKFDETVEVALNLGVDPRHADQMVRGVVNLPKGTGKTVKVAVFAKGAKADEAKEAGADIVGAEDLMETIQGGTIDFDRCIATPDMMGVVGRLGKVLGPKGLMPNPKLGTVTMDVKKAVEDAKGGQVEYRVEKAGIIHSGIGKASFSAADLRENFDALVDAVVKAKPAGAKGKYLRKIALSSSMGPGVKVDVAEVGAA, encoded by the coding sequence ATGGCAAAGCTGAGCAAGAAGCAGAAGAGCTGGACGATCGACGCCGACAAGCTGCATGGCATCGACGAAGCAATCACGCTGGTGAAGGACAACGCCACCGCCAAGTTCGACGAAACCGTCGAAGTTGCGCTGAACCTGGGCGTCGATCCGCGTCACGCCGACCAGATGGTCCGCGGCGTCGTCAATCTGCCCAAGGGCACCGGCAAGACCGTCAAGGTCGCCGTCTTCGCCAAGGGCGCCAAGGCCGATGAGGCCAAGGAAGCCGGCGCGGACATCGTCGGCGCCGAAGACCTGATGGAAACCATCCAGGGCGGCACCATCGATTTCGATCGCTGCATCGCGACGCCGGACATGATGGGCGTCGTCGGTCGTCTCGGCAAGGTGCTGGGCCCCAAGGGCCTGATGCCGAACCCGAAGCTGGGCACCGTCACGATGGACGTGAAGAAGGCCGTCGAGGACGCCAAGGGCGGCCAGGTCGAATATCGCGTCGAAAAGGCCGGCATCATTCACTCGGGCATCGGCAAAGCGAGCTTCTCGGCCGCCGATCTGCGCGAGAATTTCGATGCGCTGGTCGACGCCGTCGTCAAGGCAAAGCCGGCGGGCGCCAAGGGCAAGTATCTGCGCAAGATCGCCCTGTCCTCGTCGATGGGCCCGGGCGTGAAGGTGGACGTCGCGGAAGTCGGCGCCGCCTGA
- the rplK gene encoding 50S ribosomal protein L11: MAKKITGYIKLQVPAGTANPSPPIGPALGQRGVNIMEFCKAFNAATGDMEKNMPIPTIITVYADRSFSFVTKTPPATFLIKKAANLKSGSKEPGKVSAGKIQRSKLTEIAELKMKDLNANDLEAATRIIEGSARAMGLEVVEG, translated from the coding sequence ATGGCCAAGAAAATTACCGGCTATATCAAGCTGCAGGTGCCCGCCGGCACCGCCAATCCCTCGCCGCCGATCGGCCCTGCGCTGGGTCAGCGCGGCGTGAACATCATGGAATTCTGCAAGGCTTTCAATGCCGCCACCGGCGACATGGAAAAGAACATGCCGATTCCGACGATCATCACCGTCTATGCCGATCGTAGCTTCTCGTTCGTCACGAAGACTCCGCCGGCCACCTTCCTCATCAAGAAGGCCGCGAACCTCAAGTCCGGTTCGAAGGAGCCGGGCAAGGTTTCCGCCGGAAAGATCCAGCGTTCGAAGCTGACCGAGATCGCCGAGCTGAAGATGAAGGATCTCAACGCCAACGATCTCGAAGCGGCGACCCGCATCATCGAAGGCAGCGCCCGCGCAATGGGCCTCGAAGTGGTGGAGGGCTGA
- a CDS encoding TMEM165/GDT1 family protein — translation MEAFLTSTAIVALAEIGDKTQLLAIVLATRFRKPVPIILGILFATLANHFLAALVGQQAAAFLGGAWFRYLVATSFIAMGLWTLIPDKLDAESEKPARFGAFVTTLIAFFLVEMGDKTQLATIALGARYEDALWVTGGTTLGMMIANVPAVFLGHALIERVPMKTVRMVAAGLFIVIGLWMLAETAGLV, via the coding sequence ATGGAAGCCTTTCTTACCTCCACCGCCATCGTTGCGCTCGCCGAGATCGGGGACAAGACGCAATTGCTCGCGATCGTCCTCGCGACGCGGTTCCGCAAGCCGGTGCCGATCATCCTCGGCATCCTGTTCGCCACGCTCGCCAATCACTTCCTGGCCGCGCTTGTGGGGCAGCAGGCGGCGGCGTTCCTCGGTGGGGCGTGGTTCCGCTATCTGGTCGCCACGTCGTTCATCGCGATGGGGCTGTGGACGCTAATCCCCGACAAGCTCGACGCCGAAAGCGAGAAGCCCGCGCGATTCGGCGCGTTCGTGACAACGCTGATCGCCTTCTTCCTCGTCGAAATGGGCGACAAGACGCAGCTGGCGACGATCGCGCTCGGCGCGCGGTACGAGGACGCTCTGTGGGTTACCGGCGGCACGACGCTGGGCATGATGATCGCCAATGTCCCGGCCGTATTTCTGGGCCACGCGCTGATCGAGCGGGTACCAATGAAGACCGTGCGAATGGTCGCGGCGGGGCTGTTCATCGTCATCGGCCTGTGGATGCTGGCGGAGACGGCGGGACTGGTCTGA